The following coding sequences lie in one Betaproteobacteria bacterium genomic window:
- a CDS encoding CoA-acylating methylmalonate-semialdehyde dehydrogenase, which yields MSAVLKPQTTPATVKLLINGKFVESKTQVWKDVINPATQEVLARVPFATKEELEAAITGAAEAFKSWKHTPIGARSRVMLKLQELIRRDMKKLAACLTAEQGKTLPDAEGDVFRGLEVVEHACSIGTLSLGEIAENVAGGIDTYFIRQPIGVCAGITPFNFPAMIPLWMFPMAIACGNTFVLKPSEQDPMTPMLLAELAMEAGVPPGVLNIVHGGKEAVDALCSHPEVKAVSFVGSCHVGEHVYKLSSHHGKRAQCMMGAKNHAIIMPDANKDQALNALVGATFGAAGQRCMATSVAVLVGDATKWIPDIVAKAKTLKVNAGNEPGTDLGPVISTQAKQRIESHIAMGVEEGAKLELDGRNPSVPGYESGNFIAPTIFSGVQPHHHIYKTEIFGPVMVIVAVDSLDEAIALTNANPYGNGTGIFTQSGAAARKFQNEIDVGQVGINVPVPVPVPYFSFTGSRGSKLGDLGPYGKQVVQFYTQVKTVTARWFDDAAVSTGVNTTISLK from the coding sequence ATGTCTGCCGTACTCAAACCCCAAACCACCCCCGCCACCGTCAAGCTCCTGATCAACGGCAAGTTTGTCGAATCCAAAACCCAGGTCTGGAAAGATGTGATCAACCCCGCCACGCAGGAAGTGCTGGCGCGTGTGCCATTCGCGACCAAGGAAGAACTGGAGGCAGCCATCACCGGCGCGGCTGAGGCATTCAAGAGCTGGAAACACACGCCAATTGGCGCCCGCTCCCGCGTGATGCTGAAGCTGCAGGAACTGATCCGCCGCGACATGAAAAAACTGGCGGCTTGCCTGACCGCCGAACAGGGGAAGACCCTGCCCGATGCGGAAGGCGACGTATTCCGCGGACTGGAAGTCGTCGAGCACGCGTGCTCCATCGGCACGCTCTCGCTTGGCGAAATTGCCGAAAACGTCGCCGGCGGTATCGACACCTATTTCATCCGTCAACCAATCGGCGTTTGCGCGGGAATTACACCTTTCAATTTCCCGGCCATGATTCCGCTTTGGATGTTCCCGATGGCGATTGCCTGCGGCAATACTTTCGTACTGAAACCATCCGAGCAGGATCCGATGACGCCGATGCTGCTGGCCGAACTGGCCATGGAAGCGGGTGTGCCGCCCGGGGTGCTGAATATCGTGCATGGCGGCAAAGAAGCCGTTGATGCGCTCTGCTCGCATCCTGAGGTCAAGGCCGTATCGTTCGTGGGCTCCTGCCATGTCGGCGAGCATGTCTACAAACTCTCGAGCCATCACGGCAAACGCGCGCAGTGCATGATGGGTGCGAAGAATCACGCCATCATCATGCCCGATGCCAACAAGGATCAGGCGCTCAATGCTCTGGTCGGCGCCACCTTCGGTGCGGCCGGGCAGCGCTGCATGGCCACGTCGGTCGCGGTGCTGGTGGGAGACGCCACTAAATGGATTCCGGACATCGTCGCCAAGGCCAAAACGCTCAAGGTCAACGCCGGCAATGAGCCCGGAACTGATTTGGGGCCGGTGATCTCGACTCAGGCCAAACAGCGCATCGAATCGCATATCGCCATGGGCGTGGAAGAAGGTGCAAAACTTGAACTCGACGGGCGCAATCCGTCGGTACCGGGTTACGAAAGCGGCAACTTCATTGCACCAACTATTTTCTCCGGCGTGCAACCGCATCATCACATATACAAAACCGAGATCTTCGGGCCGGTGATGGTGATCGTTGCAGTCGATTCGCTCGATGAAGCCATCGCGCTCACCAACGCGAATCCGTATGGCAATGGCACCGGCATCTTCACCCAGTCCGGCGCGGCGGCGAGAAAATTCCAGAATGAAATCGATGTCGGCCAGGTCGGTATTAACGTGCCCGTTCCCGTTCCTGTGCCCTACTTCAGCTTCACTGGTTCGCGTGGTTCGAAGCTGGGCGATCTGGGTCCATATGGAAAACAGGTGGTGCAGTTCTACACGCAGGTGAAGACGGTGACCGCGCGGTGGTTTGATGATGCGGCGGTGAGTACGGGGGTGAATACGACCATTTCGTTGAAATAA
- the mmsB gene encoding 3-hydroxyisobutyrate dehydrogenase yields MKIPALSASAGLGNPMARNLLKHGHTLKVFDVIPELVRKLTELGGEAAASPAACSQGVEVVITMLPSSPHVRSVYTGKDTGILSGVPAGILLIDSSTIDPHTARDVAMDARAHGNNMVDAPVSGGTGGAEAGTLTFMVGGDAADFEKSKPILQCMGKNIVHCGGAGNGQVAKICNNMMLAIEMIATAEGMALAVKLGMDPKVFAGIANTSSGRCWSSDTYNPYPGVQENVPASRGYTGGFGSDLMLKDLTLVTEAAKAAKQPVNLGAAAQQLYQMHSSMGNGGLDFSSIIKLYKKD; encoded by the coding sequence ATGAAAATCCCGGCTTTATCGGCCTCGGCCGGCCTGGGTAACCCCATGGCACGCAATCTGCTCAAGCACGGACACACGCTCAAAGTCTTCGACGTTATCCCGGAACTCGTCCGAAAACTCACCGAACTGGGTGGCGAAGCCGCTGCATCACCCGCCGCGTGTTCGCAAGGGGTGGAGGTGGTGATCACGATGCTGCCCTCTTCGCCGCATGTGCGCTCGGTCTACACCGGCAAGGACACCGGCATCCTGAGCGGCGTGCCTGCGGGCATCTTGCTCATCGATTCATCGACTATCGATCCGCATACCGCGCGCGACGTCGCGATGGATGCACGCGCGCATGGCAACAACATGGTCGATGCGCCCGTCTCCGGCGGGACTGGCGGCGCGGAAGCCGGCACGCTGACATTCATGGTCGGCGGTGATGCGGCCGATTTCGAGAAGTCCAAACCGATCCTGCAATGCATGGGCAAAAACATCGTCCACTGCGGCGGTGCGGGCAATGGCCAGGTCGCGAAGATCTGCAACAACATGATGCTTGCCATCGAGATGATTGCCACCGCCGAAGGCATGGCGCTGGCAGTCAAACTGGGCATGGACCCGAAAGTGTTTGCCGGCATCGCCAATACCTCCAGCGGCCGCTGCTGGAGCTCGGATACATACAACCCATATCCAGGCGTGCAGGAAAATGTCCCGGCGTCGCGGGGTTACACGGGTGGCTTCGGTTCGGATTTGATGCTGAAAGATTTGACGCTGGTAACCGAAGCAGCAAAGGCCGCCAAGCAACCGGTCAACCTCGGCGCAGCCGCGCAGCAGCTGTATCAAATGCACTCCAGCATGGGCAATGGCGGGCTGGATTTTTCCAGCATCATCAAGTTGTACAAGAAAGACTGA